The following coding sequences are from one Methyloterricola oryzae window:
- the thpR gene encoding RNA 2',3'-cyclic phosphodiesterase, giving the protein MRLFFALWPDPHLRREVSSVIDRLRSTQQARWIDAARLHLTLAFLGEQPAARLPQLEEVGADMRTPGGALLLDRLELWRRPGVLCLVPREEPTQLVDLNDLLSQRLRQAGFDLERRAFRPHLTLARRASACPDYDLSRHPTLEWSPKALTLCESRQENGESRYQILRSWPLPD; this is encoded by the coding sequence ATGCGGCTGTTCTTTGCCCTCTGGCCCGACCCGCACTTGCGTCGCGAGGTCAGCAGCGTCATCGACCGCCTGAGATCCACCCAGCAGGCCCGCTGGATCGACGCAGCCAGACTCCACCTCACCCTCGCTTTTCTTGGCGAGCAGCCAGCGGCGCGTCTGCCGCAACTGGAAGAAGTGGGCGCGGACATGCGCACGCCCGGCGGCGCCCTGCTGCTGGACCGACTGGAACTGTGGCGGCGGCCAGGCGTGCTGTGCCTGGTGCCGCGGGAAGAACCGACGCAACTGGTTGACTTGAACGACCTCTTGTCGCAACGCCTGCGCCAGGCCGGTTTCGACCTGGAACGGCGCGCATTCCGCCCTCACCTGACCCTGGCCCGCAGGGCCAGCGCCTGCCCCGACTACGATCTGTCCCGGCATCCCACCCTGGAATGGAGTCCCAAAGCCCTGACCCTGTGCGAATCGCGCCAGGAGAACGGCGAGTCACGCTACCAGATCCTGCGCTCCTGGCCCTTGCCGGATTAG
- a CDS encoding CinA family protein yields the protein MELYPLAERVGALLMSHGHRLAAAESCTGGWVCQALTAVPGSSGWFDRGFVTYSNAAKRELLDVPESVLDIEGAVSEATVLSMAQGALRRSSADCTLAISGIAGPDGGTPQKPVGTVCFAWALRQGRAMSETRRFDGDRRAVRRQSVMWALRGILWLYGEE from the coding sequence ATGGAATTATACCCGCTCGCGGAACGGGTTGGCGCCTTGCTGATGTCGCACGGCCATCGCTTGGCGGCGGCGGAGTCCTGCACCGGCGGTTGGGTGTGCCAGGCGCTGACCGCAGTGCCCGGCAGTTCCGGCTGGTTCGACCGGGGCTTCGTCACCTACAGCAACGCCGCCAAACGCGAGCTGCTGGACGTACCGGAATCCGTGCTGGACATCGAGGGCGCGGTGAGCGAGGCCACGGTGCTCAGCATGGCCCAGGGCGCGCTGCGCCGCAGCAGCGCCGACTGCACGCTTGCCATCAGCGGTATAGCCGGACCGGACGGCGGCACACCGCAGAAGCCGGTGGGCACCGTCTGTTTCGCCTGGGCCCTGCGCCAAGGGCGGGCCATGAGCGAAACCCGCCGCTTCGACGGCGATCGCCGCGCTGTGCGCCGGCAGTCCGTCATGTGGGCCTTGCGAGGCATCCTCTGGCTGTACGGGGAGGAATAG
- the mutS gene encoding DNA mismatch repair protein MutS produces the protein MSTDALDKHTPMMRQYLAMKAEHPDRLLFYRMGDFYELFFEDARRAAQLLDLTLTSRGESAGARIPMAGIPYHAADNYLARLVRMGESVAICEQIGDPATSKGPVERKVVRIVTPGTVTDEALLEERRENLLAALAPLDQRYGLAYLDLASGRFAVQELSSLERLLGELERLNPVELLLMEDWPGPEGIAGRKGVTRRPAWHFDPVSARQLLLRQFNTRDLEGFGCEDAPAAVAAAGCLLQYVKETQKTALPHLRGLRSETGEETIILDAASRRNLELDYHPSGNSQFTLFGILDRTATPMGSRLLRRWLHSPLREPARLRERYQAIGSLLENRRDQDLRGHLQQIGDVERIAARIALRSARPRDLATLRLSLAVLPELRARLAACDSPLLERLHGEIGEHPETLDLLRRALVDNPPMLIRDGGVIRDGYDGELDELRALSQNADRFLVDMEQRERERTGISNLKFGYNRVHGFYIELSRTQADNVPVDYTRKQTLKGVERYITAELKAFEDKVLSARERALSCEKALYEGLLERLAGQLEGLQACAAGLAEADVLATLAERADALNLNPPALSESPGIRIAGGRHPVVEQVSDLPFVPNDLQFDGDTRMLIITGPNMGGKSTYMRQAALIVLLAHIGSYVPADSAEIGPIDRIFTRIGASDDLASGRSTFMVEMTETANILHNATPNSLVLMDEVGRGTSTFDGLSLAWACAEHLAREVKAFTLFATHYFELTGLADEHEGIRNVHLDAVEHGEHIVFLHALKEGPANQSYGLQVAALAGVPREVVGRARQKLMGLENKAYQEQRRESGARQLDLFAPLEPSPALALLEGVRPDELSPREALDLIYELKRLSG, from the coding sequence ATGAGCACCGACGCCCTCGACAAGCACACTCCCATGATGCGGCAGTACCTGGCCATGAAGGCCGAGCATCCGGACCGGCTGCTGTTCTACCGCATGGGCGATTTCTACGAGCTGTTCTTCGAGGATGCGCGACGCGCGGCCCAGCTACTGGACCTGACCCTCACCAGCCGCGGCGAGTCCGCGGGCGCCCGTATTCCCATGGCCGGCATTCCCTATCATGCGGCGGACAATTATCTGGCGCGGCTGGTGCGCATGGGCGAGTCCGTGGCCATCTGCGAGCAGATCGGCGATCCGGCCACCTCCAAGGGACCGGTGGAACGCAAGGTGGTGCGCATCGTTACCCCAGGCACGGTCACCGACGAGGCCCTGTTGGAGGAACGGCGCGAAAACCTGCTGGCCGCCCTCGCCCCGCTGGATCAGCGTTACGGCCTGGCCTACCTGGACCTGGCCAGCGGACGCTTCGCCGTGCAGGAGTTGTCCAGCCTGGAGCGCTTGCTGGGCGAGCTGGAAAGGCTCAATCCCGTCGAGCTGCTGCTGATGGAGGACTGGCCGGGGCCGGAGGGCATCGCCGGGCGCAAGGGCGTCACCCGCCGACCCGCCTGGCATTTCGATCCGGTGAGCGCCAGGCAATTGCTGCTGCGCCAGTTCAATACCCGCGACCTGGAGGGCTTCGGCTGCGAGGATGCGCCGGCCGCCGTGGCCGCGGCCGGTTGTCTGCTGCAGTATGTCAAGGAGACGCAGAAGACCGCGCTGCCTCATCTGCGGGGCCTTCGGAGCGAGACCGGAGAGGAGACCATCATCCTCGACGCCGCCAGCCGTCGTAACCTGGAACTCGACTACCATCCCTCCGGCAACAGCCAGTTCACCTTGTTCGGCATCCTCGACCGCACCGCCACGCCCATGGGCAGCCGCCTGTTGCGGCGCTGGCTGCACAGCCCCTTGCGCGAGCCGGCGCGCTTGCGTGAACGCTATCAGGCGATCGGCAGCTTGCTGGAGAACCGCCGCGACCAAGACCTGCGCGGCCACCTCCAGCAGATCGGCGACGTGGAGCGCATCGCCGCCCGCATTGCCCTGCGCTCGGCGCGTCCACGGGATCTGGCGACCCTGCGCCTTTCCCTGGCGGTGTTGCCCGAGTTGCGGGCGCGGCTGGCTGCCTGCGACAGTCCGCTGCTGGAAAGGCTGCATGGGGAAATTGGCGAGCACCCCGAAACGCTGGACCTGCTCCGGCGTGCTCTGGTGGACAATCCGCCCATGCTGATCCGCGATGGCGGCGTCATCCGCGATGGCTATGACGGCGAACTGGACGAGCTGCGCGCCCTGAGCCAGAACGCCGACCGCTTCCTGGTGGACATGGAGCAGCGCGAGCGCGAACGCACCGGCATAAGCAACCTCAAGTTTGGCTACAACCGGGTCCACGGCTTCTATATCGAACTCTCGCGCACCCAGGCGGATAACGTGCCGGTGGACTATACCCGCAAGCAGACCCTCAAGGGGGTTGAGCGCTACATCACGGCGGAATTGAAAGCCTTCGAGGACAAGGTGCTGAGTGCCCGCGAGCGGGCCCTGAGTTGCGAAAAGGCGCTGTACGAGGGGCTGCTGGAACGGCTCGCCGGGCAGTTGGAGGGCCTTCAGGCCTGCGCCGCGGGGCTGGCCGAGGCGGACGTGCTGGCGACCCTGGCCGAACGCGCCGATGCGCTCAACCTGAATCCGCCCGCGTTGAGCGAGTCGCCAGGCATCCGCATAGCTGGAGGCCGCCACCCGGTGGTGGAACAGGTTTCGGACCTGCCCTTCGTGCCCAACGACCTGCAGTTCGATGGCGACACGCGCATGCTCATCATCACCGGCCCCAACATGGGCGGCAAGTCCACCTACATGCGGCAGGCGGCGCTGATCGTGCTGCTGGCCCATATCGGCTCCTATGTGCCGGCGGACAGCGCCGAGATCGGCCCCATCGACCGCATCTTCACCCGCATCGGCGCATCCGACGACCTCGCCAGCGGGCGCTCCACCTTCATGGTGGAAATGACCGAGACCGCCAATATCCTCCACAACGCCACCCCCAACAGCCTGGTGCTGATGGACGAAGTGGGGCGGGGCACCAGTACCTTCGACGGCCTGTCCCTGGCTTGGGCCTGCGCCGAGCATCTGGCGCGGGAGGTTAAGGCCTTTACCCTTTTCGCCACCCACTATTTCGAGCTGACCGGCCTGGCCGATGAACACGAGGGCATCCGCAACGTGCATCTGGACGCGGTGGAGCACGGCGAGCACATCGTTTTTCTCCACGCTCTCAAGGAGGGGCCCGCCAACCAGAGCTACGGCCTGCAGGTGGCGGCCCTGGCGGGCGTGCCCCGCGAGGTGGTGGGGCGGGCGAGGCAGAAACTGATGGGCCTGGAGAACAAGGCCTACCAGGAGCAACGGCGCGAGAGCGGCGCCCGCCAGCTCGACCTGTTCGCGCCGCTGGAGCCCAGCCCGGCCCTGGCGCTGCTGGAGGGTGTGCGGCCGGATGAACTCAGCCCGCGGGAGGCCCTGGACCTGATCTACGAATTGAAGCGCCTGAGCGGCTGA
- a CDS encoding calcium-binding protein: MNPPLLTAGYPHPLFPTEAGPYDPASPRRKWNRAALLAISAFFLLFCGHAWAKLIPTGVVQDKAHSTEKTSDYATLPIGFQWQILDKHHAEIYFEKPNSYQDLNYLVNTANNFASYNILLTPYASGVAAGVNRWAIKNQPTLFTVKCGDTSCTGQVSHKKACVDKTCTLPDKFGNLTLTGSGTLNGVGNLNPNVIRGNTAANSLNGGAGDDKLKGGQGKDTLVDLEGNNKLDGGDGNDDLTAGDGNDTLNGGTGKDTLTGGGGVDAFRFGSALDATTNVDTITDFTPGSDQIFLKTSIFSIPHKYMGKNLGTITDAAQFESGPGQKQATTPQTRLIYDTTGGNLYYDADGSNKAAPPVRFAVLSNLPLLSVTDFALF; the protein is encoded by the coding sequence ATGAACCCTCCATTACTGACAGCCGGCTATCCTCATCCACTCTTTCCGACCGAGGCAGGGCCATACGATCCGGCCAGTCCCCGGCGGAAATGGAATCGCGCCGCCTTGCTGGCGATCTCCGCCTTCTTCCTGCTGTTCTGCGGTCACGCCTGGGCCAAGCTGATCCCCACCGGGGTGGTCCAGGACAAGGCCCACAGCACTGAAAAGACCAGCGACTATGCCACCCTCCCCATCGGCTTTCAGTGGCAGATTCTGGACAAGCACCATGCCGAGATTTACTTCGAGAAGCCGAATTCGTATCAGGACCTGAACTACCTGGTCAACACTGCCAACAATTTCGCGAGCTACAACATCCTGCTCACCCCTTACGCAAGCGGCGTGGCGGCCGGCGTCAACCGTTGGGCCATCAAGAATCAGCCGACCCTGTTCACCGTAAAATGCGGCGACACCAGTTGCACCGGCCAGGTCAGCCACAAGAAGGCCTGCGTCGACAAGACCTGCACCTTGCCGGACAAGTTCGGCAACCTGACCCTCACCGGCAGCGGCACGCTGAACGGCGTCGGCAACCTGAACCCCAATGTCATCCGGGGAAACACCGCGGCCAACAGCCTGAACGGCGGTGCCGGCGATGACAAACTCAAGGGTGGGCAGGGCAAGGACACCCTGGTGGACCTGGAAGGCAACAACAAGCTCGACGGGGGCGACGGCAACGACGATCTGACGGCGGGTGACGGCAACGACACCCTCAATGGCGGCACCGGCAAGGACACCCTGACCGGTGGAGGCGGGGTGGATGCCTTCCGCTTCGGCAGCGCCCTGGACGCTACGACCAATGTGGACACCATCACCGACTTCACCCCCGGCAGTGACCAGATCTTCCTCAAGACCAGCATCTTTTCCATCCCCCACAAATACATGGGAAAGAACCTCGGCACCATCACCGACGCTGCCCAGTTCGAGTCGGGGCCCGGTCAGAAACAGGCCACCACTCCGCAGACGCGCCTGATCTACGACACCACCGGAGGCAACTTGTACTACGACGCCGACGGTTCGAATAAGGCTGCGCCCCCGGTCAGGTTTGCGGTGTTGAGCAACCTGCCGCTGCTCTCCGTCACGGATTTCGCGCTGTTCTAG
- a CDS encoding cation-transporting P-type ATPase, with translation MANKASPPQAWHALSAEACLAALAADETTGFNSDEVSRRLEIHGRNRLTPRPGKGPVRLFLSQFHDPLIYILLISAAVTGTLKGWVDASVIFGVVLLNAIIGFVQELNALRAIDALARGLSISSAVLRGGARQVIPAEELVPGDIVFLQSGDKVPADLRLLRVRDLQVDESPLTGESVPVEKRSAPLEASTLLADRANMAYSSTLVTYGTGLGLVVETGDATEIGRINRLIAEASELETPLTVKIGQFSRLLMWFILLLAGLTFLAGWLRGEDAVETFIASVALAVAAIPEGLPVAVTITLAIGVARMARRNAIIRKLPAVETLGSTTVICSDKTGTLTQNAMTVQAVYAAGECYRVSGAGYEPEGGFSLDGKAAVAGQRHALMECLKAGLLCNDARLVHDQDGWRIEGDPTEGALLVSARKAGLTPEEVHAEHPRVDAIPFESAHQFMATLHRLQAADASHIYLKGSVESILGRCNAALDAALQPVALDAHAINQQVERMASEGMRVLAFARVEAAKDLGRLEHGQVAQGLSFIGLQGMIDPPRPEAVRAVAACRRAGIGVKMITGDHLATAVAIARQIGLGGEDLEALDGRALAAVPDADLPQVADRVTVFARVAPEQKLRLVRALQARGHVVAMTGDGVNDAPALRQANIGIAMGITGTEVSKEAAAMVLTDDNFASIGAAVEEGRGVYDNLVKFITWTLPTNIGQGLVILTAVLAAVELPILPVQVLWINMTTAVFLGLTLAFEAREPQVMLRQPRHPDQPILTGHLMFRTVFVGLLLTAGAFGLFEWELSHGETVEKARTAAVNMFIVGQSLYLFNCRSLTRSMFSLGVFSNPWLWVGLAVMLASQAAFVYLPVMNWLFHSAALGVDEWLLNLLGGLVVFTLVGLEKFVSASWRSRRGGTLTRPGRTKVQRQHVSERVP, from the coding sequence ATGGCAAACAAAGCATCCCCGCCGCAGGCGTGGCACGCCCTCAGTGCCGAGGCGTGCCTGGCGGCGCTGGCTGCAGATGAGACCACGGGATTCAACAGCGACGAGGTTTCCCGGCGGTTGGAAATCCACGGCCGCAACCGGCTGACCCCCAGGCCCGGCAAGGGTCCGGTGCGGCTGTTTCTTTCGCAGTTCCATGATCCCCTGATCTACATCCTGCTGATTTCCGCGGCGGTGACCGGAACGCTGAAGGGCTGGGTCGATGCCAGCGTCATCTTCGGCGTGGTGTTGCTCAACGCCATCATCGGCTTCGTGCAGGAACTGAATGCCCTGCGGGCCATCGACGCCCTCGCCCGGGGGCTGAGCATCAGTTCGGCGGTGCTGCGCGGCGGGGCGCGACAGGTGATTCCCGCCGAGGAACTGGTTCCCGGCGATATCGTATTTCTGCAGTCCGGCGACAAGGTGCCCGCGGATCTCCGCCTGCTGCGCGTGCGCGACCTGCAGGTCGACGAGTCCCCGCTCACCGGCGAGTCGGTGCCGGTGGAAAAGCGCAGCGCGCCGCTGGAGGCGTCCACCCTGCTGGCGGACCGGGCCAATATGGCCTACTCCTCCACCCTGGTGACCTATGGCACTGGCCTTGGCCTGGTGGTGGAGACCGGCGATGCCACGGAAATCGGCCGGATCAACCGGCTGATCGCCGAGGCCAGCGAGTTGGAAACCCCGCTCACGGTCAAGATTGGACAGTTCAGCCGGCTGCTCATGTGGTTCATCCTGCTTCTCGCGGGGCTGACCTTCCTGGCTGGCTGGCTGCGCGGGGAGGATGCGGTGGAGACCTTCATCGCCTCCGTCGCCCTGGCGGTGGCCGCCATTCCCGAGGGCCTGCCGGTGGCTGTCACCATCACCCTGGCCATCGGCGTTGCTCGCATGGCCCGGCGCAACGCCATCATCCGCAAGCTTCCAGCGGTGGAGACCCTGGGCAGCACCACGGTGATCTGTTCCGACAAGACCGGCACCTTGACCCAGAACGCGATGACGGTGCAGGCCGTCTACGCGGCGGGCGAATGTTACCGGGTCAGCGGCGCGGGCTATGAACCCGAGGGCGGCTTCAGCCTCGATGGAAAGGCGGCGGTGGCGGGACAGCGCCACGCTCTGATGGAGTGCCTCAAAGCGGGCCTGCTGTGCAACGACGCGCGCCTGGTGCATGACCAGGACGGCTGGCGCATCGAGGGCGATCCCACCGAGGGCGCCCTGCTGGTCTCCGCGCGCAAGGCAGGGCTGACGCCCGAGGAGGTCCATGCCGAGCATCCGCGCGTGGATGCCATTCCCTTCGAGTCGGCCCATCAATTCATGGCCACCCTGCATCGGCTGCAGGCGGCGGACGCCAGCCACATCTACCTCAAAGGCTCGGTGGAGAGCATCCTGGGACGCTGCAACGCTGCCCTGGACGCGGCTCTGCAGCCTGTCGCCCTGGATGCGCATGCCATCAACCAGCAGGTCGAGCGGATGGCCTCGGAGGGCATGCGGGTGCTGGCCTTTGCCCGGGTGGAGGCGGCCAAGGACCTTGGCCGCCTGGAGCATGGGCAGGTTGCGCAAGGCCTGAGCTTCATCGGCCTGCAAGGCATGATAGATCCGCCGCGCCCCGAGGCGGTACGCGCCGTGGCCGCCTGCCGACGCGCCGGCATCGGGGTGAAGATGATCACCGGCGATCATCTGGCCACCGCCGTGGCCATCGCCCGCCAGATCGGACTGGGCGGGGAGGATCTGGAAGCCCTGGACGGTCGGGCGCTGGCGGCCGTACCTGATGCGGACCTGCCGCAGGTGGCCGACCGTGTGACGGTGTTCGCGCGCGTGGCGCCGGAACAGAAGCTGCGCCTGGTGAGAGCACTGCAGGCACGCGGGCATGTGGTCGCGATGACCGGTGACGGCGTCAACGACGCTCCGGCTCTGCGCCAGGCCAATATCGGCATCGCCATGGGCATCACCGGCACCGAGGTGTCCAAGGAGGCCGCCGCCATGGTGCTCACCGACGACAATTTCGCCTCCATCGGCGCCGCCGTGGAAGAGGGCCGTGGCGTGTACGACAACCTGGTGAAGTTCATCACCTGGACCTTGCCCACCAACATCGGCCAAGGTCTGGTCATCCTCACGGCGGTGCTCGCGGCGGTCGAACTGCCCATCCTGCCGGTGCAGGTACTGTGGATCAACATGACCACAGCGGTGTTCCTGGGGTTGACCCTGGCCTTCGAGGCGCGGGAGCCGCAGGTGATGCTGCGCCAGCCGCGTCACCCCGACCAGCCCATCCTCACCGGCCACTTGATGTTCCGCACCGTGTTCGTGGGCCTGCTCCTAACGGCGGGCGCCTTTGGCCTGTTCGAATGGGAGTTGTCCCATGGCGAGACGGTGGAAAAAGCGCGCACGGCCGCCGTAAACATGTTTATCGTCGGGCAGTCCCTGTATCTGTTCAACTGCCGGTCCCTCACGCGCTCCATGTTCTCTCTGGGCGTGTTCTCCAACCCCTGGCTGTGGGTCGGGCTGGCCGTCATGCTGGCTTCCCAGGCGGCCTTCGTCTACCTGCCGGTGATGAACTGGCTGTTCCACAGCGCGGCCCTCGGGGTGGATGAGTGGCTGCTGAACCTGCTTGGCGGACTGGTGGTGTTCACCCTGGTAGGGCTGGAGAAATTCGTTTCTGCCAGCTGGCGCTCACGCCGCGGCGGCACGCTCACGCGGCCGGGGCGAACCAAGGTGCAGCGCCAGCACGTTTCGGAGCGGGTGCCGTGA
- a CDS encoding phosphatase PAP2 family protein: MNALDRAAWSHWLSLWPAWLLWAGGALGLILLESLTAQPFVPDRWGLAAAQALRGARLDAWFGALTWTGSLSVLIPVTGLGVAALAWSGRSGQAWLLALGLLGASLAAHASKPWFARLRPDLYAPVGSVPLDASYPSAHTAQAMAFALSLFLALRPQTAGDAVWLGAGLFAWAACVGFSRVYLQVHYPSDVVAGALLALSWVLGLGYLLKHLNVPLG; this comes from the coding sequence GTGAACGCCCTAGACAGGGCCGCCTGGAGTCACTGGCTTTCGCTATGGCCGGCTTGGCTCCTGTGGGCCGGCGGCGCACTGGGCTTGATCCTGCTGGAGTCGCTAACCGCGCAGCCCTTTGTTCCGGACCGTTGGGGCCTGGCGGCAGCCCAGGCCCTGCGGGGCGCCCGTCTGGACGCCTGGTTCGGGGCGCTGACCTGGACCGGATCCCTATCCGTGCTTATTCCGGTCACCGGCTTGGGAGTGGCTGCCCTGGCCTGGAGCGGCCGTAGCGGACAGGCCTGGTTGCTCGCCTTGGGCCTTTTGGGTGCCAGCCTGGCGGCCCATGCCAGCAAGCCCTGGTTTGCGCGCCTGCGGCCCGACCTCTACGCACCGGTGGGTAGCGTGCCCCTGGATGCCTCCTATCCCAGTGCCCACACCGCCCAGGCGATGGCGTTTGCCCTTTCGCTCTTTCTGGCCCTGCGGCCCCAGACTGCCGGCGACGCCGTCTGGCTGGGTGCCGGGCTGTTCGCCTGGGCCGCCTGCGTCGGGTTTTCCAGGGTTTATCTGCAGGTGCATTACCCCTCCGACGTGGTGGCCGGAGCCTTGCTCGCGCTGAGCTGGGTCCTTGGGCTGGGCTATCTGTTGAAACACCTTAACGTTCCGCTGGGGTGA